A genomic segment from bacterium encodes:
- a CDS encoding BolA/IbaG family iron-sulfur metabolism protein, whose translation MTLRTPEEIKAMIVGKFPDAQVALKDLTGTGDHWQVTVVTKSFEGKPMLEQHRMVKSVFEADINSGAVHAFSLKTYTPGEWQKKS comes from the coding sequence ATGACCCTGAGAACACCCGAAGAAATCAAGGCCATGATCGTCGGCAAGTTTCCCGACGCCCAGGTCGCGTTGAAGGACCTCACGGGCACGGGCGACCACTGGCAGGTCACGGTCGTCACGAAATCATTCGAAGGCAAGCCCATGCTCGAACAGCACCGGATGGTGAAATCGGTCTTCGAAGCCGACATCAATTCCGGGGCCGTCCACGCCTTCTCGCTCAAGACCTACACCCCCGGCGAATGGCAGAAAAAATCGTGA